The sequence below is a genomic window from Polaribacter vadi.
ACAGAATTAAATTTAAACTCAGATGATTATATGATTGAATCGGATTTTTCAAACGTATCAAACAGATATATCACAAAAATCAGTTATCCTGTTTTGAAAGAAGAATTGATGAAAGTTCAAAATAAAGATTTCTTGTCTGTGGAATTTAAGGTTAAAAAACACACTATAAATTTCCAAGTAAATATTAAAAATTAAAAGTAGACAGGATGTTTAATCCTATTAGGTCTAAAATAATATAATTATAAAATGCAAATCTATTTAGGTTTGCATTTTTTGTTTAAGCTTGTTTTTGTAGTTTCGTGTAAATTAATTTATATGGGTTTTTTTAAGAAAATTGATAAAGTATTCAAATCATCAGAAAGTTTTAATTTGATGGAGAGAACAGAAGTAGATCTTCAAATAGAAGAAAATATTAAAACTGTTGGAATTGATAAATTTGCAACATCTAAATATGGAGATTTATATTTGAGAGTAAATGAATTAGGTGGTTTTTTAATTTTGGAAACAATTATTGTAAGCGCTACAGATTTGAAAAGCAAAAAAGGAAGTTTACTAACTTTTAGCAACGAAAACGAAATTTTAAAATTAGAATCTGACGAAAATAAAATTGAATCCGATTTTTCGAATGTCGTAAAAAAATCCGTTACAAAAATAGATTATAATATTACTGCAGAAGAAGCTGAGTCTTTTAAAGAACATACATATAATGAAGTTCGTTTTAAAATTAACGGAAATGAAATTTTATTCTCTGTAATAACTTTATAAATATTGAAACTCAACTTTTCCATCATAATTCCAGTTTATAACCGTCCAAAAGAAATTGATGAGTTATTAGAAAGTCTTACCAAACAAGATTTTTCTGATGATTTTGAGGTTTTAATAATTGAAGATGGTTCCACAGAAAAATGTGGATCAATTATAGAAAAGTATACCAATCAACTAAATTTAAAATATTTCTTTAAAGAAAATAGTGGAGCAGGAGCCAGTAGAAATTTCGGAATGCAAAAAGCATTAGGAAACTATTTTATCATTTTAGATTCAGATGTAATTGTGCCTAAACAATATTTGTCTGAAGTAAAAAAAGCATTAGAAAACAATTTTACAGATGCTTTTGGAGGGCCAGATGCAGCACATAAAAGTTTTACTGCTTTACAGAAAGCTATTAATTATTCTATGACATCCGTTTTAACAACTGGAGGAATTCGTGGTAAAAAGCAGGCAGTTGGCAAATTTCAACCTAGAAGTTTTAATTTAGGTTTGTCAAAAAAAGGGTTTGACAAAACAAAAGGTTTTTCAAAAATGAAAAACGGAGAAGATATCGATTTAACTTTTAGACTTTGGGAAAATGGTTTCGAAACCCAATTGATAGAAAATGCTTTTGTGTATCATAAAAGAAGAAGTTCCATCAAACAATTTTTTAAACAAACTTTTGGTTTTGGAACAGCAAGACCGATTTTAAATCGAAAATATCCACAAACTTCAAAATTGACTTATTGGTTTCCGAGCTTGTTTATTGTTGGTTTAGGTTTAGCAATTTTAGGTTTCCTTTTCGGATTTCCTCAACTATTATATTTTTATGGATTTTATTTTGTTTTAATTTTTATTGATTCTTTATTTCAAAATAAATACTTACAAGTTGCTTTTTTAAGTGTTGTAACCACTTTAACTCAGTTTTTTGGATATGGATTAGGGTTTTTAAAATCGCAATTTCAACTAAAGAAATAAAAATAAGATAAAAAGATCTAATAGACAAAACTAAAAAGTAAAATCATCTGGTTTTATATATAAAATCTGTTTCAAAAAAAAACTCTCAATTTCTTGAGAGTTTTTTGCTTATATTTTTAAAATATATTTATTTTAAAATTTAGTC
It includes:
- a CDS encoding glycosyltransferase, giving the protein MKLNFSIIIPVYNRPKEIDELLESLTKQDFSDDFEVLIIEDGSTEKCGSIIEKYTNQLNLKYFFKENSGAGASRNFGMQKALGNYFIILDSDVIVPKQYLSEVKKALENNFTDAFGGPDAAHKSFTALQKAINYSMTSVLTTGGIRGKKQAVGKFQPRSFNLGLSKKGFDKTKGFSKMKNGEDIDLTFRLWENGFETQLIENAFVYHKRRSSIKQFFKQTFGFGTARPILNRKYPQTSKLTYWFPSLFIVGLGLAILGFLFGFPQLLYFYGFYFVLIFIDSLFQNKYLQVAFLSVVTTLTQFFGYGLGFLKSQFQLKK